Proteins encoded together in one Phyllobacterium zundukense window:
- a CDS encoding DUF6481 family protein, whose translation MKNLKELSERRAAAAQAKEQLLKKFGAAPKPSDPDMIAKRTEREAIAAAREARRADRERSVQEDLARRTAEADAIARAASAEADAREADARDRIARILTDEAERKAERDRRYAARKAKHR comes from the coding sequence TTGAAAAACCTCAAAGAATTGAGTGAACGCCGTGCAGCCGCAGCGCAGGCGAAGGAGCAGCTTCTAAAGAAGTTCGGGGCCGCGCCAAAACCGAGTGACCCTGATATGATTGCCAAACGCACTGAACGGGAAGCAATTGCCGCGGCACGTGAAGCCAGACGAGCAGATCGGGAACGATCAGTGCAGGAAGACCTCGCTCGTCGGACTGCAGAGGCTGACGCCATCGCTCGTGCCGCCTCAGCGGAGGCCGACGCACGCGAAGCTGACGCAAGAGATCGCATCGCACGCATTCTTACCGATGAAGCCGAACGGAAGGCGGAACGCGATCGACGCTATGCTGCCCGCAAAGCCAAGCACCGCTGA
- a CDS encoding GNAT family N-acetyltransferase: MSDSIRIATAVDAPDLHRLLQAAYQPLREMNIRFTAATADVDLVREKIDRHTTFVVERDATIIATVSVRFPWPMGENHLTSYPFLHWFAVAPELKRQSIGSALLDHVELDFLRDQIKAPAVYLATATRHPWLMGIYERRGYEGFYKRNKDGDEMVLLRKILNPRIYETLEVAEYERFEPHLAQAQ, encoded by the coding sequence ATGAGTGATTCCATTCGTATCGCTACGGCCGTAGATGCCCCAGACCTGCACAGGCTATTGCAAGCGGCATATCAGCCGCTACGCGAGATGAACATCCGCTTCACCGCGGCCACGGCCGATGTTGATCTGGTTCGCGAGAAAATCGACCGGCACACGACCTTCGTGGTCGAGCGAGATGCAACGATCATAGCCACCGTCTCGGTGCGCTTTCCCTGGCCGATGGGTGAAAATCATCTGACCAGCTATCCGTTTCTCCATTGGTTTGCAGTCGCGCCCGAACTCAAGCGGCAATCGATTGGCAGTGCTCTGCTCGATCATGTCGAGTTGGATTTCTTGCGCGATCAGATCAAGGCTCCCGCCGTCTATCTGGCGACCGCAACACGTCATCCCTGGCTGATGGGTATCTACGAGCGCCGGGGATATGAGGGTTTCTACAAGCGCAACAAGGACGGCGATGAAATGGTCCTGCTCCGCAAGATCCTCAATCCGCGCATCTACGAAACCCTTGAAGTGGCTGAATATGAGCGCTTCGAGCCTCATCTGGCGCAAGCGCAATGA
- a CDS encoding ABC transporter permease: MRTTLLSQVLGRIGSGVVVLWAAITLSFISLHVAPGDIVSLLIGEQLRTPAIEAAIRAEWGLDEPLFSQYLSYLWRVLHGDFGRSYILQTDVATLVLSQILPTLKLTAAALVVAVVFAVVSAVATAGLRWPRRIAGGMELVLVSTPSFWLGIVLLFVFSFTLKLFPVAGDRTFSALVLPALSLGLSLGAVIGQVLREGLERALEEPFALTVRSWGANGLTLRLRHGLRHAALPAVTLTGWLIGNLLSGAVITEQVFGRPGLGKITVDAVLGKDLPVVLAVAILSAFIYVVLSTLVDTLYLLLDPRLRART; encoded by the coding sequence ATGCGTACCACTCTGCTCTCGCAGGTTCTCGGACGCATCGGTTCCGGCGTCGTCGTCCTATGGGCTGCCATCACGCTAAGCTTCATCAGCCTGCATGTCGCGCCGGGTGACATTGTCAGCCTGCTGATCGGAGAGCAGCTTCGTACGCCGGCGATCGAAGCGGCGATCCGCGCCGAATGGGGTCTCGACGAGCCGCTTTTTTCGCAATACCTCTCCTATCTCTGGCGGGTTCTGCACGGAGATTTCGGACGCTCATATATCCTGCAAACCGATGTTGCGACGCTGGTTCTTTCGCAGATACTGCCGACACTCAAGCTGACGGCAGCGGCTCTCGTTGTCGCTGTCGTCTTTGCTGTTGTAAGCGCCGTGGCCACCGCCGGGCTGCGCTGGCCACGGCGTATCGCTGGCGGAATGGAACTGGTGCTCGTCTCGACGCCGTCCTTCTGGCTCGGCATCGTCCTGCTTTTCGTTTTCTCCTTCACGCTGAAGCTGTTTCCGGTGGCCGGAGACAGAACGTTCTCGGCCCTCGTTCTCCCCGCGCTGTCGCTCGGACTTTCGCTCGGTGCCGTCATCGGGCAGGTGCTGCGTGAGGGGCTGGAACGAGCGCTCGAAGAACCTTTTGCGCTCACCGTTCGAAGTTGGGGGGCTAACGGGCTGACACTGCGGCTGCGTCACGGCTTGCGTCATGCGGCACTCCCGGCCGTGACGCTGACCGGCTGGCTGATCGGCAATCTATTGTCCGGGGCTGTTATTACCGAACAGGTCTTTGGCCGGCCAGGTCTCGGAAAGATCACCGTCGATGCCGTGCTTGGCAAGGATTTGCCCGTCGTTCTGGCTGTGGCGATCCTTTCAGCGTTCATCTACGTCGTGCTCAGCACATTGGTGGATACTCTCTATCTGCTGCTCGATCCGCGCCTGCGCGCACGGACATGA
- a CDS encoding LLM class flavin-dependent oxidoreductase — protein MTYALSLLDKSPIDENETAFAALDRTVKLAQKSERWGFHRFWVAEHHNNDRLASSSPEVLIAHLLAHTSRIRIGSGGVMLQHYSAYKVAENFNLLATLAPGRVDLGIGKAPGGLPLSTHALQGSYDPIRKPGFGQQLAELDGFLSVKSGPEIALKANPIPAIPVERFLLGASVESAQLAAAYGWDFVYASHLNGDEALLDQVFTAYYDASGGNVPLLAIGVIVAEAHAEAERLAGDLRRFKVSVENGQGVTVGSLELAEEYVRQAGLSEYRIEERMPGVLRGTSARVQQELDRLHHRYGISEFILDCPVTERSARLASIELLANAHFPVAA, from the coding sequence ATGACCTACGCACTGAGCTTGCTCGACAAGAGCCCAATCGACGAGAATGAGACCGCTTTCGCAGCGTTGGATCGCACGGTGAAGCTGGCGCAAAAAAGCGAACGGTGGGGCTTTCATCGTTTCTGGGTCGCGGAACATCATAACAATGACAGGTTGGCGAGTTCATCACCAGAAGTGTTGATCGCCCATCTTCTAGCGCATACATCGCGCATTCGCATAGGGTCTGGCGGCGTTATGCTGCAGCATTACAGCGCCTATAAGGTTGCTGAAAATTTCAACCTTCTTGCAACCCTGGCACCGGGCCGCGTTGACCTTGGCATCGGAAAAGCCCCAGGCGGTCTCCCGTTGTCAACGCATGCTCTGCAGGGTTCCTATGACCCAATCCGCAAGCCGGGATTTGGCCAGCAGCTTGCTGAACTCGATGGCTTCCTCTCTGTAAAATCCGGTCCGGAGATCGCACTGAAGGCCAACCCTATTCCGGCGATCCCGGTGGAACGCTTTTTGCTGGGCGCCAGTGTCGAAAGTGCGCAGCTTGCCGCCGCTTACGGCTGGGACTTCGTCTATGCCAGCCATCTCAATGGCGACGAGGCTCTACTGGATCAGGTCTTTACAGCTTACTACGATGCGAGCGGTGGAAATGTACCGCTCCTCGCGATTGGCGTGATCGTCGCAGAAGCGCATGCGGAAGCAGAACGCCTTGCCGGCGACTTACGGCGATTCAAAGTGAGTGTCGAAAACGGGCAGGGTGTTACCGTCGGCAGCCTCGAACTAGCGGAGGAATATGTCCGTCAAGCCGGGCTCTCCGAATACCGAATAGAGGAACGCATGCCGGGCGTTTTGCGCGGGACGTCCGCACGGGTTCAACAAGAATTGGATCGCCTGCACCATCGCTACGGCATTAGCGAATTTATCCTTGATTGCCCGGTCACGGAGCGAAGCGCGCGCCTCGCCTCGATTGAGCTTCTGGCTAATGCGCATTTTCCCGTCGCGGCCTGA
- a CDS encoding ABC transporter substrate-binding protein: MVTRRGLMIGGASVLAISAVIGVRSAHAQDSLSPVPGGSLAWGVESEPSTLNPHLNGQAKAKLILRNVYESLLARTADGGYVPWLATDYTISDEGKTYTFTLRDGVTFSDGEKLDAAAVALNFTKLKEATYSGSISAGHVSHVVEALAPDPRTVVLKLDTIYSPFLDGAAGIEIISPKAFASQQLKSGGPEIAGTGPFILDRYVKGQEIRFVKNPAYNWAPANAGHQGPAYLDEITYRFLPESAVRTGALTSGQVDVIEGISGNDAGLFKDNPDFTYQSAINTGTPYTLYLNVTHGPTKDVKVRKAVLAAVDVDKVIESVYRGERTRAWGVLTPADTDFYDKSIEGSYGFDATLANRLLDEAGWTARDADGFRSKDGQRLSIEIVQSQATLRDQRDVLLQALQAQARQNAGIDLALNYVDAGTYADRQKSGQYGAIPNSTTTQENAVTIYFHYLPRDLGGSINYSRTEAPEVLAWLKEAASTLDHKERSDIYSNLQRFAILEQAYGLPLYVPEDQVAAAANVRGVRFRPFKHLPENAYDIWVER, encoded by the coding sequence ATGGTGACGAGGAGAGGCTTGATGATCGGCGGAGCGAGCGTCCTGGCAATTTCTGCCGTCATCGGCGTGCGAAGCGCACACGCGCAGGACAGTCTATCGCCCGTCCCGGGGGGGTCGCTGGCTTGGGGGGTGGAGAGCGAGCCAAGTACGCTCAATCCTCATTTGAACGGGCAGGCAAAGGCCAAGCTCATCCTGCGTAATGTCTATGAATCCCTGCTCGCGCGAACCGCAGATGGCGGATACGTGCCCTGGCTTGCGACCGATTACACGATTTCCGATGAGGGGAAGACGTATACTTTCACGCTTCGGGATGGCGTAACGTTCAGCGACGGCGAAAAGCTCGACGCCGCTGCAGTGGCGCTGAACTTCACGAAACTCAAGGAGGCGACCTATTCCGGTAGCATCAGTGCCGGGCACGTGTCCCATGTCGTTGAGGCCCTGGCACCCGACCCGAGGACTGTCGTTCTCAAGCTCGACACCATCTATTCACCCTTCCTGGACGGCGCGGCTGGTATCGAGATTATTTCGCCGAAAGCCTTCGCCTCGCAACAGCTGAAGTCGGGAGGCCCCGAAATCGCTGGTACAGGGCCGTTCATCCTCGACCGGTACGTAAAGGGACAGGAAATTAGGTTCGTCAAGAATCCAGCCTATAACTGGGCACCCGCGAATGCAGGCCACCAGGGGCCGGCCTATCTCGATGAGATCACCTATCGCTTTCTGCCGGAATCCGCCGTTCGTACCGGTGCATTGACTTCGGGTCAGGTTGACGTGATCGAAGGCATTTCCGGCAATGATGCGGGTCTTTTCAAGGATAATCCGGACTTCACATATCAGAGCGCCATCAACACCGGCACGCCTTATACGCTTTATCTCAACGTCACGCATGGTCCGACCAAGGACGTGAAGGTTCGCAAGGCGGTTCTGGCCGCAGTCGATGTCGACAAGGTAATTGAATCCGTCTACCGCGGCGAACGCACGCGTGCATGGGGAGTTCTGACACCGGCAGATACGGATTTCTACGACAAGAGCATCGAAGGAAGCTACGGTTTCGATGCGACGCTTGCCAATCGTTTGCTGGACGAAGCTGGCTGGACAGCGCGAGACGCAGACGGCTTCCGGAGCAAAGACGGGCAGCGGCTGTCGATAGAGATTGTGCAATCTCAGGCCACCTTGCGCGACCAGCGTGATGTACTTCTTCAGGCGTTACAAGCACAGGCGAGGCAGAACGCCGGTATCGATCTTGCTCTGAATTATGTTGATGCGGGAACCTATGCCGATCGCCAGAAGAGCGGCCAATACGGCGCCATTCCCAATTCGACCACCACGCAAGAAAACGCGGTAACGATCTACTTTCACTATCTGCCAAGGGATTTGGGCGGTTCGATCAACTATAGCCGGACGGAAGCTCCTGAGGTGTTGGCATGGCTCAAGGAAGCGGCTTCGACTCTGGACCACAAGGAGCGCTCTGACATTTACAGCAACCTTCAGCGTTTTGCCATTCTTGAGCAGGCCTACGGCCTGCCGCTGTACGTACCGGAAGACCAGGTCGCGGCTGCGGCAAACGTACGTGGGGTGAGGTTCCGCCCGTTCAAGCATCTGCCGGAAAATGCCTACGACATTTGGGTGGAGCGATAG
- a CDS encoding helix-turn-helix domain-containing protein yields the protein MDKIDAHALRKILARNMRIRRAELDITQEEVALRTGLTQAYLSGIEREKRNVSLDNIQKIATALETTGSALLHIR from the coding sequence ATGGACAAGATCGACGCTCATGCACTTCGTAAGATTCTGGCCCGCAACATGCGGATCCGGCGGGCGGAGCTGGATATCACTCAGGAGGAGGTCGCCTTGCGGACGGGGTTGACTCAAGCCTACCTCAGCGGCATTGAGCGAGAGAAACGAAACGTCTCCCTGGACAACATTCAAAAAATCGCCACGGCTCTCGAGACAACTGGGTCGGCGTTGCTCCACATCCGTTAG
- a CDS encoding EAL domain-containing protein, with amino-acid sequence MPWLRRLFIRAPSIQDDASHCDSESDQSQIERSTATIGDMAAQDHGGIRASTKLTAERNLLRAMIDQVPDYLFVKDLDHRFVIVNQAVARIHGCSHPSELIGKTDFDLHPNAVASEFLAVEQAIIKSGSPSIDMEEEVADAVTGLKKWLSTSKLVLHNDKMEIIGLVGISRDVTVRKNANRLRDGQTLVLEMIAMNSPLEDVLDRIVRLIEEQLEGVLGSILLLDSGGCHLKHGAAPSLPADYSRAIDGIAIGPHVGSCGTAAYRRESVVVTDIANDPLWVDYRELAELHGLRSCWSTPILSHQGDVLGTFAMYSGKVRKPGSLERRLTKKIVRIAAIAIERKQAEDQISFMAHHDALTGLPNRILLKDRLTQAMLRTERHNPWVSVVFVDLDNFKTVNDRLGHTAGDELLKIVASRMVNCVRPIDAVVRLGGDEFVLLLVDLAASPDAISIILHKLMAAVTEPIAIEGHEFNITCSMGVATFPQDGSDAETLLKNADAAMYQAKNGGRDSFQFFTPEMNTKAHERFAMQDAIRKGIARSEFYLDYQPQVDLRSGRIFAVEALVRWRHPVLGVLSPAQFISLAEETGLIVPLGDWVLNEACRQNKAWQDAGLAHLSVSVNVSARQFQEKDWPGRVIRALEENGLEAEYLELELTESLLMRNVDQAIATMKELQVLGVHFAIDDFGTGYSSLSALKSLPVSRLKIDQSFVRNLAHDEDDRSIISAVISLGQRLNMLVIAEGVETEDQLAFLRANGCDEAQGYHFSRPIEPKAMADLLKLR; translated from the coding sequence ATGCCCTGGTTGCGGAGACTTTTCATTCGCGCTCCATCAATCCAAGATGATGCCAGCCATTGCGACTCAGAGAGCGATCAATCGCAAATCGAACGTTCAACCGCGACGATTGGGGACATGGCAGCGCAAGACCATGGCGGCATTCGGGCAAGCACCAAGTTGACCGCGGAACGAAATCTACTGCGGGCGATGATCGATCAGGTCCCCGACTACCTGTTTGTGAAGGATCTTGATCATCGCTTTGTTATTGTAAATCAAGCGGTGGCGCGCATCCATGGTTGTAGCCACCCCAGCGAGCTGATCGGCAAAACGGATTTTGATCTGCACCCGAATGCAGTCGCGTCAGAATTCTTGGCCGTCGAGCAGGCAATAATCAAATCAGGCAGCCCGTCCATCGACATGGAGGAAGAGGTCGCCGACGCGGTAACCGGTTTAAAAAAATGGCTCTCTACCTCCAAACTCGTCCTGCACAACGACAAAATGGAGATCATAGGGCTTGTTGGAATATCTCGCGATGTGACGGTCCGCAAAAATGCCAATCGTCTCCGCGACGGTCAGACGCTGGTCCTCGAAATGATCGCAATGAATTCCCCTCTTGAAGACGTGCTCGACAGGATAGTGCGCCTGATCGAAGAACAGCTTGAGGGTGTGTTGGGATCCATTCTTTTGCTCGATAGCGGCGGGTGCCATCTCAAGCACGGGGCCGCGCCGAGCCTTCCTGCGGATTATTCCCGCGCCATTGATGGCATCGCGATCGGGCCACACGTGGGCTCTTGCGGCACCGCCGCTTATCGGCGCGAGAGTGTTGTAGTGACTGATATCGCCAATGATCCCTTGTGGGTCGACTATCGGGAACTGGCTGAACTCCATGGCCTGCGTTCCTGCTGGTCGACACCGATCCTGTCGCATCAGGGCGATGTTCTTGGCACCTTTGCCATGTATTCGGGTAAGGTGAGAAAGCCTGGTTCCTTGGAAAGGCGGCTCACAAAAAAGATTGTCCGGATCGCCGCCATCGCGATCGAGCGCAAGCAGGCCGAAGACCAGATAAGCTTCATGGCGCATCATGACGCTTTGACGGGTTTGCCGAACAGAATTCTGCTGAAGGATCGTCTGACCCAGGCAATGTTGCGCACGGAACGCCATAATCCATGGGTGTCTGTGGTCTTTGTGGACCTCGACAACTTCAAAACAGTAAACGACAGGCTGGGTCATACGGCCGGCGACGAACTTCTGAAGATTGTCGCCTCCCGAATGGTAAACTGCGTGCGGCCGATCGATGCCGTAGTGCGACTTGGTGGCGATGAATTCGTCCTCCTGCTGGTCGATCTGGCGGCAAGCCCCGATGCGATCTCAATTATCCTGCACAAGCTCATGGCAGCCGTTACCGAGCCGATTGCTATTGAAGGTCACGAATTTAACATCACCTGCAGCATGGGAGTCGCCACTTTTCCGCAGGATGGCTCCGACGCGGAAACATTGCTCAAGAACGCCGATGCAGCAATGTACCAAGCAAAGAATGGTGGGCGGGACAGCTTCCAGTTTTTTACGCCTGAGATGAACACCAAAGCCCATGAACGCTTTGCCATGCAGGACGCGATCCGCAAAGGCATTGCCCGGTCAGAATTCTATTTGGACTATCAGCCACAAGTCGATCTTCGCTCTGGGCGCATCTTCGCCGTTGAAGCTTTGGTTCGCTGGAGGCATCCGGTTCTCGGTGTCCTGTCGCCGGCCCAATTTATATCTTTGGCGGAGGAAACTGGCCTCATCGTGCCGCTTGGTGACTGGGTCCTGAATGAAGCCTGCCGTCAAAACAAAGCATGGCAGGATGCAGGGCTTGCGCACCTCAGCGTCAGCGTCAATGTCTCGGCCCGCCAGTTTCAGGAAAAGGACTGGCCGGGCCGGGTAATCCGAGCCTTGGAAGAAAATGGCCTTGAAGCAGAGTACCTGGAGCTTGAACTGACCGAGAGTCTTTTGATGCGCAATGTCGATCAGGCCATTGCAACCATGAAGGAACTTCAAGTGCTTGGGGTTCATTTCGCCATCGATGATTTTGGAACGGGGTATTCCAGCCTTAGTGCTCTAAAAAGCCTGCCCGTTTCACGTCTCAAGATCGATCAGTCGTTCGTGCGAAATCTTGCACATGACGAGGATGACCGAAGCATCATATCTGCAGTTATTTCGCTCGGACAACGCCTGAACATGTTGGTGATTGCAGAAGGCGTCGAGACGGAAGACCAACTTGCGTTCTTGCGTGCCAATGGGTGCGACGAGGCGCAAGGGTACCATTTCAGCAGGCCGATCGAACCTAAGGCAATGGCGGATTTACTAAAGCTGCGATGA
- a CDS encoding host attachment family protein — translation MQLPKGATVAVADGEKFNLFQNISDDANLKLTALAEADVDTENNNASAGRKSSSANPDQGQADEDNFAAGIADILNQQVLKGKITGLVIIAAPKALGELRKHYHKELETILLGEIAKDLTGHSIQDIEKTIGSS, via the coding sequence ATGCAGCTTCCAAAAGGCGCGACAGTCGCTGTCGCAGACGGCGAAAAATTCAATCTCTTCCAAAATATTAGTGATGACGCAAATCTAAAACTAACTGCTCTTGCTGAAGCTGATGTCGATACTGAAAACAATAATGCGAGCGCTGGACGTAAAAGCAGTTCAGCAAATCCTGATCAAGGTCAAGCTGACGAGGATAATTTTGCCGCTGGAATTGCAGACATACTCAATCAGCAGGTCCTTAAGGGAAAGATCACGGGTCTTGTCATAATTGCAGCACCAAAAGCGCTTGGAGAGTTGCGAAAGCATTACCATAAGGAACTGGAGACAATCCTTCTGGGTGAGATTGCTAAAGACCTGACAGGGCATTCGATCCAAGATATCGAGAAAACGATCGGTTCCTCTTAA
- a CDS encoding ABC transporter substrate-binding protein has protein sequence MLQETASSSLLDPTKVASFSVYFAYAMVGETLVGVDSRLNTVPMLAESREPVNNKVDGWVFKLRRGVEFHNGKSLTAKDVTYSLNRLRDPASQSPLRVLLEHITEIVEDDPYTLRFVLSRPDADFPLLLAQDRFYIFPEGFSTFDKPLGTGPFVADGLNPAGVNVYRRNQNYWQDGKPYLDEVSCQQIS, from the coding sequence ATGTTGCAGGAGACTGCATCGTCTTCGCTACTCGACCCCACCAAAGTCGCGTCCTTCAGCGTTTACTTTGCCTACGCGATGGTCGGAGAAACATTGGTGGGCGTCGACAGCCGCCTCAACACCGTTCCGATGCTGGCCGAGAGCAGGGAACCGGTCAACAACAAGGTCGATGGATGGGTTTTCAAACTGCGTCGCGGTGTCGAGTTCCACAACGGCAAGAGCCTGACGGCAAAGGATGTCACCTATTCGTTGAACCGTCTTCGCGACCCGGCGTCACAATCTCCGCTCCGCGTCCTTCTCGAACATATCACCGAAATTGTCGAGGACGATCCTTATACACTGCGGTTTGTTCTCTCGCGCCCCGATGCAGACTTCCCTCTGTTGCTGGCGCAGGACCGATTCTACATCTTCCCGGAGGGCTTTTCGACCTTTGACAAGCCGTTGGGCACCGGTCCTTTTGTAGCAGACGGCCTGAATCCGGCGGGCGTCAATGTTTACCGTCGCAATCAAAACTACTGGCAAGATGGCAAGCCTTATCTGGACGAGGTAAGTTGTCAGCAGATCAGTTGA
- a CDS encoding ABC transporter substrate-binding protein has product MLFRRYSLRLAAAFATALFGAGAHAADTAPIRGGTLVWGVETDPATLNPQLNGQDKTKLLLRNTYESLLARTADGGYVPWLANEYRITDDGKTYTFTLRDGVTFTDGEKLDAAAIVTNFTRLKDAAYSGSASAGPVSRVADAKALDAHTVVLTLSEVYAPFLDFAASLEILSPKAFDSGQLKSGGPEIAGTGPFILKRYVKGQDIHFVKNPAYNWAPKTAAHQGPAYLDEVTYRFLPESSVRTGALTSGQVDVIEGISGNDAGLFKDNPDFTYQNALNTGTPYSLFLNVSFGPTQDVKIRKALLAAVDVDAVLKSVYRGERTRAWGITSPIDSQFYDKSIEGTYGNDPKLANQLLDEAGWSGRDAEGFRIKDGKRLSVEIVQAQATVRDQRNVLLEAVQAQARQNAGIDLTISYVDAGTYTDRRKSGEFGSIANSNTPTDAIDIEYHYLPIDQGGSINYSRAAAPELRTWLKAAAATLDVKERFALYAKLQRFAILDQAYALPLYEPEDQIAAASYVKGINFRPFKQLPESAYDIWRSE; this is encoded by the coding sequence ATGCTTTTCCGCCGATATTCTCTAAGGCTCGCCGCGGCATTCGCCACAGCCCTTTTCGGAGCCGGGGCACATGCCGCGGACACGGCGCCGATTAGGGGCGGGACGCTAGTCTGGGGGGTGGAAACCGATCCGGCAACGCTCAATCCGCAACTCAACGGCCAGGACAAGACCAAGCTGCTGCTGCGCAATACTTATGAATCGCTGCTCGCCCGCACGGCGGACGGCGGTTATGTGCCGTGGCTGGCGAATGAGTACCGTATCACCGATGACGGGAAGACCTACACCTTCACGTTGCGCGACGGCGTGACTTTCACCGATGGCGAGAAGCTCGATGCCGCAGCCATTGTGACCAATTTCACCAGGCTCAAGGATGCCGCCTATTCCGGCAGTGCCAGCGCTGGGCCCGTGTCCCGGGTAGCCGACGCCAAGGCTCTGGATGCGCATACCGTAGTGCTGACACTCAGCGAGGTCTATGCGCCTTTTCTGGATTTCGCGGCAAGCCTCGAAATCCTCTCTCCCAAGGCCTTTGATTCCGGGCAGCTCAAATCGGGCGGCCCCGAAATCGCCGGGACAGGTCCGTTCATTCTCAAGCGCTACGTGAAGGGTCAGGACATCCATTTCGTCAAAAACCCGGCCTACAACTGGGCACCAAAGACCGCAGCTCATCAGGGTCCCGCTTATCTGGATGAGGTCACGTATCGCTTTTTGCCGGAATCCTCGGTCAGAACAGGTGCATTAACGTCGGGACAGGTTGATGTGATCGAAGGCATCTCCGGCAATGATGCCGGTCTCTTCAAGGATAATCCTGATTTCACCTATCAGAATGCGCTGAATACCGGGACACCCTATTCGCTGTTTCTGAATGTCAGCTTCGGCCCAACGCAGGATGTCAAAATACGCAAGGCGCTGCTTGCAGCTGTTGATGTCGACGCAGTGCTTAAATCCGTCTATCGCGGCGAACGCACGCGGGCGTGGGGGATTACCTCGCCGATCGATTCCCAGTTCTACGACAAGAGCATCGAAGGCACCTATGGTAACGATCCGAAGCTGGCCAACCAGTTGCTCGACGAAGCGGGATGGAGCGGGCGCGATGCCGAAGGTTTCCGTATCAAGGATGGCAAGCGGCTTTCTGTCGAGATTGTTCAGGCGCAGGCAACTGTCCGCGACCAGCGCAACGTGCTGCTCGAAGCCGTGCAGGCGCAAGCGCGGCAGAACGCGGGCATCGATCTGACAATCTCCTATGTGGACGCAGGCACCTATACGGACCGGCGCAAGAGCGGCGAGTTCGGCTCCATCGCGAATTCGAACACGCCGACAGACGCAATCGATATCGAATACCACTATCTGCCGATCGATCAGGGCGGATCGATCAATTACAGCCGCGCAGCCGCGCCGGAACTCCGGACCTGGCTAAAGGCCGCTGCTGCGACGCTCGATGTCAAAGAGCGCTTTGCTCTCTACGCGAAGCTGCAACGCTTCGCCATTCTCGATCAGGCCTACGCGCTGCCGCTCTATGAACCGGAAGATCAGATCGCCGCCGCATCCTACGTCAAGGGCATCAATTTCCGGCCATTCAAGCAACTGCCGGAAAGCGCCTACGACATTTGGCGCAGCGAATAA
- a CDS encoding sensor histidine kinase, whose protein sequence is MTIPIDQPEGGMSLALAVVASSNAPLLLLDGDLVVIAASESFCHEFQIDPGQVPNRKLMDLGSGEWNLRRLSSLLQATASGRADIRAYEIDLTREGQEPRRLVLNAQKLQYGDTDQVRLLLSVSDVTDARLAEKLKDDLLREKAILLQEIQHRVANSLQIIASILMQSARAVQSEETRAHLQSAHGRVLSIASVQQQLAVSRLGDVHLRSYFTQLCQSLEASMIHDPEKLSIEVTVDDSAAKANVSVSLGLIVTELVINALKHAFPGDRSGKIVVDYRSDDTKWSMSVSDDGVGVSSDPKFSKPGLGTGIVDAMAKQLDATFATVAGNPGTKVSITHS, encoded by the coding sequence ATGACTATCCCAATTGATCAGCCGGAAGGTGGTATGAGCCTTGCCCTGGCGGTCGTTGCATCATCCAATGCACCGCTTCTTCTCCTTGACGGTGACCTCGTGGTGATTGCCGCGAGTGAATCCTTTTGCCACGAGTTTCAGATCGATCCGGGCCAGGTTCCGAACAGGAAACTGATGGATCTCGGGAGCGGAGAATGGAATTTGCGGCGGTTGTCGTCATTGTTGCAGGCTACTGCTTCAGGCCGCGCGGATATCCGCGCCTACGAGATCGACTTGACCCGTGAAGGTCAAGAACCGCGTCGCCTCGTGCTGAATGCACAGAAACTCCAATATGGAGATACGGACCAGGTCCGGCTTCTTCTATCGGTATCAGATGTCACCGACGCCCGGCTTGCCGAAAAACTCAAGGATGACCTCTTGCGGGAAAAAGCCATTCTCTTGCAGGAAATCCAGCATCGGGTTGCCAACAGCCTGCAAATCATTGCCAGCATCCTCATGCAAAGCGCACGAGCGGTTCAGTCCGAGGAAACCCGCGCGCACCTGCAATCAGCCCACGGCCGGGTGCTGTCTATCGCCTCCGTCCAACAGCAGCTTGCGGTCTCCAGACTTGGTGACGTTCACCTCCGGTCGTACTTCACGCAGCTCTGCCAAAGCCTCGAGGCCTCAATGATTCACGATCCCGAAAAGCTCTCGATTGAGGTGACGGTCGATGACAGTGCCGCCAAGGCGAATGTGTCGGTCAGCCTCGGACTCATCGTCACCGAACTGGTGATCAATGCTCTCAAACATGCATTTCCCGGCGATCGCAGCGGTAAGATCGTCGTCGACTATCGTTCCGATGACACGAAATGGTCGATGTCGGTAAGTGACGACGGCGTTGGAGTTTCTTCCGACCCTAAGTTTTCAAAACCCGGCTTGGGCACGGGCATTGTCGATGCCATGGCAAAACAGCTCGATGCTACGTTTGCGACCGTCGCAGGCAATCCGGGAACGAAAGTCTCGATTACTCATTCTTGA